The Papaver somniferum cultivar HN1 chromosome 3, ASM357369v1, whole genome shotgun sequence genome includes a region encoding these proteins:
- the LOC113360155 gene encoding uncharacterized protein LOC113360155, translating to MNQILEERNKEEVQTHSNILMDANIEYDDSEEDEYLNVDNDGVTSSTLDRDNDHSPIKKEEVEPRNTKVINGKTYVVFENDDDYDFFVNNTPNSEIVNTLNEKSTSDKDRKDYDDLLGADFDSDDEDLQVIDTEETDEERLNENDDTCDVGT from the coding sequence ATGAATCAAATTCTAGAAGAGCGGAACAAGGAAGAGGTTCAAACTCATTCTAACATTCTCATGGATGCCAATATAGAGTATGATGATTCCGAAGAAGACGAATACTTAaatgttgataatgatggtgTAACTAGCTCAACTCTTGATCgtgataatgatcattcacctattaaaaaggaagaagTTGAGCCTAGAAACACTAAAGTTATTAatggtaagacttatgttgtATTTGAGAacgatgatgattatgacttctttgtgaATAACACCCCTAATTCAGAGATTGTAaatactttgaatgagaagtcaacttCTGATAAAGACCGTAAGGATTACGATGACTTACTTGGAGCAGATTTCGATTCTGATGACGAAGATTTGCAAGTTATAGATACagaagaaactgatgaagaaCGGTTGAATGAGAATGATGATACTTGTGATGTGGGAACATAA